A part of Hippea maritima DSM 10411 genomic DNA contains:
- a CDS encoding sodium-translocating pyrophosphatase, with translation MIRSTTALYLTFLASFLSIGYALFAAYYVLSKQDGNERMREIAKAIQEGAYAFLSREYKSIAIVAVIVFAILWALGAKSEHFGLLTALGYLTGAVLSGLAGYIGMVVAVKTNVKTAEMAKNGLAKALNLAFRGGSVTGFLVTGFGLLAIAGFYYISVYIFKQPVEHTIKALIGLAFGTSLISVFARLGGGIYTKAADVGADLVGKVEAGIPEDDPRNPAVIADNVGDNVGDCAGMAADVFETFTVTTVASMVLGHTLFDKAGTVGIAAMFPLLIGAIASVSAIIGTFFVKLGKSNNIMGAFYKGMVATAIIALVIIYFASKKFFAGGVNYSWGVVTPNSIFLSAVIGMAITALLMFITEYYTSYEYPPVKSIAKSSVTGHATNIIQGMAVMLKAPAAPAIVIALGIFFSYKLAGLYGIAIAAASMLSLTGMVISIDSYGPITDNAGGIAEMAELDESVRAVTDPLDAVGNTTKAVTKGFAIGSAALAALVLFAEYTRAIGAGAHSFDLSNHLVLVGLLFGGLLPFYFGAMSMEAVGVAGGMMVEEVRRQFKTIKGILEGKAKPDYASCVDIVTRESLKKMIAPGLIPVLGPIIAYILFGKIALGALSIGSIITGFFLAVAMTSGGGAWDNAKKYIEDGNYGGKGSEAHKAAVTGDTVGDPLKDTAGPAINPMIKIINIIAILIVLTNL, from the coding sequence ATGATCAGATCAACCACAGCGTTGTATCTTACATTTTTAGCGTCCTTCTTATCGATTGGCTATGCATTGTTCGCAGCCTATTATGTATTGTCAAAACAAGATGGCAACGAGAGGATGCGTGAAATTGCAAAAGCCATTCAGGAAGGCGCATATGCATTCCTGTCAAGGGAATACAAAAGCATAGCCATTGTGGCTGTTATAGTATTTGCAATCCTGTGGGCATTAGGCGCCAAAAGTGAACATTTTGGTCTTTTAACAGCTCTGGGTTATTTGACAGGAGCAGTCCTATCTGGATTGGCAGGCTATATTGGCATGGTTGTAGCCGTTAAAACAAACGTAAAAACGGCTGAAATGGCAAAAAATGGTCTCGCAAAAGCCTTAAATTTGGCTTTTAGGGGAGGTTCAGTCACCGGATTTTTGGTTACAGGCTTTGGTCTTTTGGCTATAGCCGGATTTTACTACATCTCAGTTTATATATTTAAACAACCTGTTGAACACACAATTAAGGCCTTAATCGGTCTTGCTTTTGGAACAAGTTTAATTAGTGTTTTTGCTCGTCTTGGTGGTGGAATCTACACAAAGGCTGCAGATGTTGGTGCAGACCTTGTCGGTAAGGTAGAGGCTGGAATTCCTGAGGATGACCCAAGAAACCCAGCAGTTATTGCCGATAACGTGGGTGATAATGTAGGAGACTGCGCTGGAATGGCAGCCGATGTATTCGAAACATTTACAGTTACAACTGTTGCTTCTATGGTTTTGGGACATACTCTTTTTGACAAAGCTGGTACGGTTGGTATAGCCGCTATGTTCCCATTACTTATTGGGGCTATAGCCTCTGTTTCTGCTATTATCGGAACATTTTTTGTAAAACTTGGAAAATCAAACAACATCATGGGTGCATTCTATAAGGGTATGGTAGCAACAGCTATTATAGCTTTGGTAATAATCTACTTTGCGTCTAAAAAATTCTTTGCGGGTGGTGTAAATTACTCCTGGGGAGTAGTAACTCCTAACAGTATTTTCTTGTCGGCTGTTATTGGTATGGCTATCACAGCATTGCTCATGTTTATAACAGAGTATTACACATCATATGAATACCCACCTGTTAAATCGATAGCAAAATCGTCTGTTACTGGACATGCTACAAACATTATTCAAGGTATGGCTGTAATGTTAAAAGCTCCGGCTGCTCCGGCCATAGTCATTGCTCTGGGTATCTTCTTCTCATATAAGCTTGCAGGACTCTACGGTATTGCTATAGCTGCGGCTTCAATGCTTTCTTTAACCGGTATGGTTATATCCATAGACTCATATGGGCCTATCACTGATAATGCAGGTGGTATTGCAGAGATGGCCGAGCTTGATGAGTCTGTAAGGGCTGTTACAGACCCTCTGGATGCTGTTGGAAATACAACAAAGGCTGTCACGAAGGGATTTGCTATAGGCTCTGCCGCTTTGGCTGCTCTGGTTTTGTTTGCTGAATACACAAGAGCAATAGGAGCTGGAGCGCATTCATTTGATTTAAGCAACCATCTTGTTTTGGTCGGTTTATTGTTCGGAGGTCTACTACCGTTCTATTTCGGGGCAATGAGCATGGAGGCAGTAGGTGTTGCTGGCGGTATGATGGTTGAGGAAGTTAGAAGACAGTTTAAAACAATTAAAGGTATACTTGAAGGTAAGGCAAAACCTGACTATGCTTCCTGCGTTGATATAGTTACAAGAGAATCCTTAAAGAAAATGATAGCTCCAGGATTGATACCAGTATTGGGCCCTATTATTGCCTATATTCTATTTGGCAAAATAGCTTTGGGTGCCCTTTCTATAGGTTCAATTATAACAGGTTTCTTTTTAGCCGTTGCAATGACAAGTGGTGGCGGCGCTTGGGATAACGCTAAAAAATACATCGAGGATGGAAATTACGGCGGTAAGGGTTCTGAAGCTCACAAAGCAGCTGTAACAGGTGATACTGTTGGTGATCCGCTTAAAGATACTGCAGGTCCAGCTATAAATCCAATGATTAAGATAATAAATATCATAGCTATTTTGATAGTTCTAACCAACTTATAA